In one Bombyx mori chromosome 4, ASM3026992v2 genomic region, the following are encoded:
- the LOC101739700 gene encoding large ribosomal subunit protein uL10m, whose protein sequence is MSSLKKILLEPRACLVTAKRFRGKINIQRPRLPHFERQLLLDLSKPKYGPPKYTLPDFLLCDRGEKKNKTEIDNPFERILARECLEWFNTSKMIVFLHVNPITMEDKTPVYAALNKNKMYLRTYGKKIVSLATKGTRYEVVNELFTSHQNIIFGQPENAAKMFKILKKAPQLVVMAGVVQDRLLSKNELLEFSQLPTLDLARSKLCQVLDSAGSGLVSQLNRSQQILVSHLDKHVEQQNSSIEKNENQES, encoded by the exons ATgtcatcattaaaaaaaa TTCTTTTAGAGCCTCGAGCATGTTTAGTCACAGCAAAGAGGTTTCGAgggaaaataaatattcaaaggCCAAGGCTGCCTCATTTCGAACGGCAGCTACTACTTGATCTATCAAAACCTAAATATGGTCCGCCCAAGTACACATTACCCGACTTTTTACTTTGCGACAGAGGAgagaaaaagaataaaacagaaattGACAATCCCTTCGAAAGGATTTTGGCCAGAGAATGTTTGGAATGGTTTAATACATCCAAAATGATTGTGTTCTTACATGTAAACCCAATAACAATGGAGGACAAGACGCCAGTTTACGCTGccttaaataagaataaaatgtatttaagaacctatggaaaaaaaattgtaagccTTGCGACAAAAGGAACACGCTACGAAGTTGTCAATGAACTGTTTACCTCacatcaaaatattatattcggTCAACCTGAAAATGCtgcaaaaatgtttaaaattttgaaaaaagctcCACAGTTGGTTGTCATGG CTGGTGTAGTACAAGATCGTCTACTTTCAAAGAATGAACTTTTAGAGTTCAGCCAACTTCCAACCTTAGATTTGGCCAGAAGTAAGCTGTGTCAGGTTTTAGACAGTGCAGGCTCAGGTCTGGTCAGTCAATTGAATCGGAGTCAGCAAATTTTGGTATCCCATTTAGACAAACATGTTGAACAACAAAATTCAAGTatagaaaaaaatgaaaaccaaGAAAGTTAA
- the LOC101739555 gene encoding homeobox protein Mohawk isoform X2, which translates to MTLIQRSCDTKVDAMDRLTNKENNEKPARPVRNRRYARHSFVAGHRPQKRLFTPEIKRYLKDWLVRRRDNPYPNREEKKYLSRETGLTYIQICNWFANWRRKLKNANGDRHHLTWGHLIRTYNDRAQGNVEQFSICSDDSIWSEPELCSPDQNSLENEVILTDSPSSGLYEKETEAALKDRCDNLNNNSYSFDHDSPQKNPKAVTSPVLLSKWLESAARFQPSEINYSWWADEKRRRPEAKAQRVALNNMIRHDRDEVEAAVALTVLATASSRITAP; encoded by the exons ATGACTCTCATCCAACGATCTTGTGATACAAAGGTTGACGCAATGGATCGGCTCACCAATAAAGAGAACAACGAGAAACCTGCAAGACCCGTAAGGAACAGAAGATATGCGAG ACATAGTTTCGTGGCCGGGCATCGACCACAAAAGAGACTTTTCACTCCTGAAATAAAAAGGTATTTGAAGGACTGGCTGGTACGCCGAAGAGATAATCCGTATCCCAACAgagaggaaaaaaaatatttatcacgCGAAACAGGACTTACATATATCCAA atttgtaATTGGTTTGCTAACTGGCGAAGGAAACTGAAGAATGCGAATGGCGATCGTCACCATTTGACTTGGGGCCATCTTATTCGTACTTACAACGATCGCGCTCAAGGAAACGTTGAGCAGTTTAGTATTTGTTCTGACGACAGCATCTGGAGCGAACCCGAACTGTGCAGTCCAGACCAAAACAGCTTAGAAAACGAAGTCATTTTAACCGACAGCCCTAGTTCCGGACTTTATGAAAAAGAAACAGAAGCAGCACTTAAAGACCGCTGCGATAACTTGAACAATAATTCATACAGCTTCGATCACGACAGTCCTCAGAAGAATCCTAAGGCAGTGACGAGCCCCGTTCTTTTAAGTAAGTGGTTAGAAAGTGCAGCTAGATTCCAACCGAGCGAAATCAATTATTCGTGGTGGGCAGACGAGAAACGACGTCGACCAGAAGCTAAGGCTCAGCGGGTGGCACTAAATAATATGATACGACACGATCGAGACGAGGTCGAGGCAGCAGTTGCCCTCACGGTCCTCGCAACGGCTTCTTCGCGCATAACAGCACCATAA
- the LOC101739555 gene encoding uncharacterized protein LOC101739555 isoform X1, which yields MFAYKKEYNNNVKTLMTVSVTWTHRGRHPENNTVLRHECAHAAALPSHLSAIFTLFELSRTQSFEPMTLIQRSCDTKVDAMDRLTNKENNEKPARPVRNRRYARHSFVAGHRPQKRLFTPEIKRYLKDWLVRRRDNPYPNREEKKYLSRETGLTYIQICNWFANWRRKLKNANGDRHHLTWGHLIRTYNDRAQGNVEQFSICSDDSIWSEPELCSPDQNSLENEVILTDSPSSGLYEKETEAALKDRCDNLNNNSYSFDHDSPQKNPKAVTSPVLLSKWLESAARFQPSEINYSWWADEKRRRPEAKAQRVALNNMIRHDRDEVEAAVALTVLATASSRITAP from the exons ACATCGCGGGAGACATCCTGAAAATAACACAGTTTTGCGGCATGAATGCGCCCACGCCGCGGCGCTACCGTCGCACTTATCCGCCATTTTCACACTCTTCGAGCTTTCCCGCACGCAG TCGTTCGAGCCGATGACTCTCATCCAACGATCTTGTGATACAAAGGTTGACGCAATGGATCGGCTCACCAATAAAGAGAACAACGAGAAACCTGCAAGACCCGTAAGGAACAGAAGATATGCGAG ACATAGTTTCGTGGCCGGGCATCGACCACAAAAGAGACTTTTCACTCCTGAAATAAAAAGGTATTTGAAGGACTGGCTGGTACGCCGAAGAGATAATCCGTATCCCAACAgagaggaaaaaaaatatttatcacgCGAAACAGGACTTACATATATCCAA atttgtaATTGGTTTGCTAACTGGCGAAGGAAACTGAAGAATGCGAATGGCGATCGTCACCATTTGACTTGGGGCCATCTTATTCGTACTTACAACGATCGCGCTCAAGGAAACGTTGAGCAGTTTAGTATTTGTTCTGACGACAGCATCTGGAGCGAACCCGAACTGTGCAGTCCAGACCAAAACAGCTTAGAAAACGAAGTCATTTTAACCGACAGCCCTAGTTCCGGACTTTATGAAAAAGAAACAGAAGCAGCACTTAAAGACCGCTGCGATAACTTGAACAATAATTCATACAGCTTCGATCACGACAGTCCTCAGAAGAATCCTAAGGCAGTGACGAGCCCCGTTCTTTTAAGTAAGTGGTTAGAAAGTGCAGCTAGATTCCAACCGAGCGAAATCAATTATTCGTGGTGGGCAGACGAGAAACGACGTCGACCAGAAGCTAAGGCTCAGCGGGTGGCACTAAATAATATGATACGACACGATCGAGACGAGGTCGAGGCAGCAGTTGCCCTCACGGTCCTCGCAACGGCTTCTTCGCGCATAACAGCACCATAA